One Deltaproteobacteria bacterium genomic window carries:
- a CDS encoding endonuclease III has translation MTREERAKGILRILNRLYPNPQVPLNYSTSFSLLVAVLLSAQCTDKRVNSVMPNLLAVADSAAKMAIVPPKIIEEIIRPCGLSKRK, from the coding sequence ATGACAAGAGAAGAGCGAGCCAAGGGAATTCTACGCATATTAAATAGGCTATATCCTAATCCTCAGGTTCCGCTCAATTATTCGACTTCCTTTTCCTTGTTGGTAGCAGTTCTTCTATCGGCTCAGTGTACCGATAAGCGAGTTAACTCCGTCATGCCGAATTTACTAGCCGTAGCTGACTCGGCTGCGAAAATGGCGATTGTGCCACCAAAAATTATTGAGGAAATAATTCGTCCTTGTGGTCTTTCTAAGCGGAAGG